Within the Pelagovum pacificum genome, the region ACGTGGCCCTTCCAGAACAGCAGATCCCCCCGACGCAACGGATCATCGGCGAGCAGGGCGCGGCCGAGCCGTTCCTCCTGCTGGTCGCTGTCGCCCGGACAGTCGATGCCCGTCAGGCGGCAGCCGATCTGCACAAGCCCGGAACAGTCGATCCCGTCGGCAGAATTTCCACCCCAGGCATAGGGCGTCCCGAGCAGCCGTTCGGCGACGCTGACCGGGTCCGTAGCCAGTTCCCCGAGCGGGGCGAGGTGCGCGGTGGGCAGGAAGGCGGTGCCCTGCCCGAGCGTGATTTCCGACCAGCGGCCAGAGTCGCCGGTTACGCTGACGAGCGCGCCGAGGCCGAGGCCCGTGGCCGGTCCCTGCACCTTGATGTCCGGCGCGGAGAGGGCGCGCGTGGCGCGGACGTCGATCCGGTGGGTCGGCTCCGGCAGATCGGCGAGCGTCTCGGCGGCGATGTAGCCGACATAGCCGTCCGGCTCCGAAAAGCCGAACGCGGTACCATCCCGATCTTCGAGCACGCGGAACGGTTGGCCGAAGACGAGCTCCCGCTCTTTCCGGCCGCCGGGCTCGTCGAGGATCGCGGTGACCGGGCTAGTCACGCGGCGGACGGTTCCTTCGATGAAGGACTCGGCCTCCACCTGACCTTCGAGCGAAACATGCGCCACGCGGCCGTTCGATGCGGTATCGCGCCTGTCCATCAGAGGTCCAACATCTGCGGCAGGGCCTCGAACAGCGCCCGGGCGCCCTGACCCACGCCGCCTTTGGGACGGCCTGGCGCGGTGGCTGGGTTCCACCCGTAGATATCGAAGTGCATGTAGCGCGGCGTCTCCGTCACGAAGCGGCGCAGGAAAAGCGCGGCGGTGATGGAGCCGGCCATGCCGCCCTTCGGCGCGTTGTCGAGGTCGGCGATGCCCGGTTCGATCATCGCTTCGTAGGGCGCATGGTAGGGCAGGCGCCAGACCGGATCGGCGGCTGCGACCGCCCCGATGGCCAGCGCCGAGGCGTCGCTGTCGGTCGTCGCGTAGAAGGGCGCGAGGTCGGGGCCGACGGCCACGCGGGCGGCGCCGGTGAGTGTCGCCATCGAAACCATCAGGTCCGGCGGAGTCTCGTCCGCAAGCGCCAGCGCGTCGGCCAGAACGAGCCGGCCTTCGGCGTCGGTGTTGTTGATCTCGACCGTCAGCCCCTTGCGCGACGGCAGGATGTCGCCGGGGCGGAAGGCGTCGCTGGCGATCGCGTTCTCCACCGCGGGGATCAGGACGCGCAGCCGGACCTTGGTGCCGGTCTGCATGATCATCCGCGCAAGGCCGAGCACGGTCGCCGCGCCGCCCATGTCCTTCTTCATCAGGCCCATCGACGCGGCGGGCTTGATGTCGAGGCCGCCGGTGTCGAAGCAGACGCCTTTGCCTACGAGAGTGAGGGTCGGCCCGCTGTCACCCCAGCTCATGTCGATCAGGCGCGGGCCACGTGCCTCGGTCGCGGCGCGGCCGACGGTGTGGATCAGGGGAAAGTTGTTCTCGAGCAGATCGTCAGCGCCGGTGACGGTCATCGTCGCGCCGAATTCGACGGCGAGCGCGTTGGCGGCGCTTTCAAGTTCCGCCGGGCCCATGTCGTTGGCGGGGATGTTGATAAGGTCGCGGGTCAGGCATTCGCCCGCCGCGATCGCCTCCACCCGCGCGGCATCCACGCCCTCGGGCGCGACGAGGCTGGCGAGCGGCACCGATTGCGTGCGGTAGCGGTCGAAGCGATAGGATTCGAGCAGCCAGCCTAGCGCGGCCTCCATCGTCGCCGCGTCATCCAGGTCGCCTTCGAGGCGCCACGGACCTTCGGGCAGGCGCGGCACGACGGCGGCCAGCGTGAAGCGCTGACGCTCGCGCAGGTTCTCCGGCCCCAGCCCGGCGAGCGCGCCGGCCACCTTGCCGTCCTCGCCCGGCAGCATCAGCAACTCCCCCGGACCCGCGCCAAAGGGCTGTGACCGCGCGAACGCGGCGGCGATCGGGGTCAGCCTGTCGAGAACCGACGGAAGCGTTGCGGGCGACACGGCATAGAGCGGCAGGGCGTTGTCTGCGGACTCGGAGAAACGGGGGGACATGGCGGGCCTTCCATTTGTTCGGATGGCGACACTACGCCTCGTCCCGCCGGACGCAAGCCGCTGTGTCCCGCAGGCCCGCTGCCTCAGGTCCCCGAGATGTCCCAGATCTCGTAGATCGAGCGGTCGCAGTGACGCGTCAGCCGGGCAAGCGTTGACGCGACTGCGGCCGGGTCGCGCCGGATCGCGGTCTCCTCCACCATGGGGGCGATGCGGGCGACGCTGCGAAACCCGATCGACGCGCCGAGCCGACTGATCTGCCGCGCGTAGGTCGATACTTCGGCGAGCCGCCCGTCGGCGATCGCGCGATCGGCCCCGGCGAGCGCACCTTCGAGCGCGGTGATCGTCCGGCATATCTGGCGTTCGGCGCCGGTATCCCCGTGATCCAGCCAGAGCTGCCGGATCACGCCGCGATCATACTCCGACGGTTCGGAAGGCGTGATGGTGCTGGGCACATCGCGCGCGTCGAAAGTCGGAGTCGGATCAGGCGTCATCGGTCTCATGAGGATTGGCCTAAGGCAAAGGGGTTGTCCCTTAGTGAAGCCCCGATGCAAAAATCTCTCGAAACTTCGGCCAATTGGACGTAACCATCCCGTGCCCCGTCCGGAAACATGGAAGACCACATGGATTTCGCCCGTCCCCTCCCCGAATACCTGATCAAGAGATACCAAGGGTGGCGTGCCACCACCTATTCCGAAAACAAGGGTTGGTATCGCCGCCTTGCCGACGAGGGGCAGAGACCCCGGGCGATGGTGATTTCCTGTTGCGACAGCCGGGTCCACGTGACCGCGATCTTTGGCGCGGATTCGGGTGAGTTCTTCATTCACCGCAATGTCGCCAACCTCGTCCCGCCGTACGAGCCGGACGGCGATCACCACGGGACCTCCGCGGCGGTCGAATATGCGGTCTGCTCGCTGAAGGTTTCGCACGTCATCGTGCTGGGTCATTCCGGCTGTGGCGGCGTTCAGGGTTGCTACGACATGTGCGAAGGCAAGGCGCCGGAGCTCGAGGAAAAGACCAGCTTCGTCGGACGCTGGATGGACATTCTCCGCCCCGGTTACGAAGCGCTCGACACGGGGGACGATTCCGTCCGCGTTGCCGAGCTGGAGAAGCGCGCCGTGCTCGTTTCGCTCGAGAACCTCTGGACATTCCCCTTCGTTCGCGAGGCGGTGGAGGGCGGCACACTCTCGTTGCACGGTCTCTGGACCCACATCGGCGAAGGCGGGCTAGAGGCCTTCGATCCGGCGTCGAAGCGGTTCATGCCGGTCTAGGCCGGGTTGGTCCAGAACGGGCCTGCCTAGAAGTAGCCGCGCACGAGACTTTCCGCGAGGAGCGACCACCCGTCGGCGATCACGAAGAACGACAGCTTGAACGGCAGCGATACGATCGCCGGCGGCACCATCATCATGCCCATCGACATGAGCACGGCCGCGACGACGAGGTCGATGATTAAGAACGGGATGAACACGAGAAATCCCACCTGGAAGGCGCGCGCGATCTCGCTCAGCAGGAAGGACGGTACGAGGATCGACAACTGCGTGTCCTCAATGTTGTCCGGCACCACGATGTCGGGTCGCAACCCGGCGAGGCGGTCGAAGGTCTCCGGGTCGAGCCGCGCCGACATGAAGGACCGGAACGGCACCATCGCGGCGTTGAACGCCTCCTCCGGAGTCGCCTCACCCGCCGCGAACGGGGCGCCCCCGGCCTCCCAGGCGGCGCGGAAGGTCGGCTCCATCACGAACCACGTCAGGAACAGGGCGAGCGTGACGAGCAGCATGTTCGGCGGCGATTGCTGAAGGCCGAGCGCCTGTCGCAGGATCGCCAGAACGGTGACGATGAACGGAAAACAGGTCACCATGATCGCAAGGCCGGGCGCGAGGCTCAGCAGCGTGATCAGAACGATCAACTGAACTGACCGGATGGCGAGCGATCCGCCCGCGCCATCGTCGATGGTCACCGACATGCCCTG harbors:
- a CDS encoding C40 family peptidase encodes the protein MDRRDTASNGRVAHVSLEGQVEAESFIEGTVRRVTSPVTAILDEPGGRKERELVFGQPFRVLEDRDGTAFGFSEPDGYVGYIAAETLADLPEPTHRIDVRATRALSAPDIKVQGPATGLGLGALVSVTGDSGRWSEITLGQGTAFLPTAHLAPLGELATDPVSVAERLLGTPYAWGGNSADGIDCSGLVQIGCRLTGIDCPGDSDQQEERLGRALLADDPLRRGDLLFWKGHVAWVADPDTILHANAYAMAVAFEPLKDAIERIETQGDGPVTSRRRL
- a CDS encoding leucyl aminopeptidase family protein codes for the protein MSPRFSESADNALPLYAVSPATLPSVLDRLTPIAAAFARSQPFGAGPGELLMLPGEDGKVAGALAGLGPENLRERQRFTLAAVVPRLPEGPWRLEGDLDDAATMEAALGWLLESYRFDRYRTQSVPLASLVAPEGVDAARVEAIAAGECLTRDLINIPANDMGPAELESAANALAVEFGATMTVTGADDLLENNFPLIHTVGRAATEARGPRLIDMSWGDSGPTLTLVGKGVCFDTGGLDIKPAASMGLMKKDMGGAATVLGLARMIMQTGTKVRLRVLIPAVENAIASDAFRPGDILPSRKGLTVEINNTDAEGRLVLADALALADETPPDLMVSMATLTGAARVAVGPDLAPFYATTDSDASALAIGAVAAADPVWRLPYHAPYEAMIEPGIADLDNAPKGGMAGSITAALFLRRFVTETPRYMHFDIYGWNPATAPGRPKGGVGQGARALFEALPQMLDL
- a CDS encoding carbonic anhydrase, which gives rise to MDFARPLPEYLIKRYQGWRATTYSENKGWYRRLADEGQRPRAMVISCCDSRVHVTAIFGADSGEFFIHRNVANLVPPYEPDGDHHGTSAAVEYAVCSLKVSHVIVLGHSGCGGVQGCYDMCEGKAPELEEKTSFVGRWMDILRPGYEALDTGDDSVRVAELEKRAVLVSLENLWTFPFVREAVEGGTLSLHGLWTHIGEGGLEAFDPASKRFMPV
- the fliP gene encoding flagellar type III secretion system pore protein FliP (The bacterial flagellar biogenesis protein FliP forms a type III secretion system (T3SS)-type pore required for flagellar assembly.), with amino-acid sequence MRLILSVLLVILLADDAVAQGMSVTIDDGAGGSLAIRSVQLIVLITLLSLAPGLAIMVTCFPFIVTVLAILRQALGLQQSPPNMLLVTLALFLTWFVMEPTFRAAWEAGGAPFAAGEATPEEAFNAAMVPFRSFMSARLDPETFDRLAGLRPDIVVPDNIEDTQLSILVPSFLLSEIARAFQVGFLVFIPFLIIDLVVAAVLMSMGMMMVPPAIVSLPFKLSFFVIADGWSLLAESLVRGYF